The Setaria viridis chromosome 9, Setaria_viridis_v4.0, whole genome shotgun sequence sequence GTGTCGATGAGGCAGGTCTCGACGCCGCCGGTCATCCAGAGGAACCACGCGTAGCTGCTCCGGTGGTGGCTGCTCTCGGGCTCCTCGTCGATGGCGCCGGTGAAcatctcctccgcgccgccgatgTCGCCGCGGGCGTGCCAGAGGAACATGCCGTACCTCCTCATCGCCTCGCCGTCCGCCGGCTCCGCGGCCACCGCCTGCTTGAAGTACATCTCCGCCCTGTCAGATCAGACGTGTGCAGCGACGACGATCACGCGTAAGAAATCAAGATCCTTAGAGGAAGATGGTGCATGTGAATGATAAAGGGTTGGTTGCATGCGTGCGTGCCTGCAAGCGACAAGAAGCATTACCTGTTGATGTCCTTGTCCAACTCGTAGAGGAGCTGCGCATAGTTGGACAGGACGAGCGAGTtcgctccgccggcggcgatgacCCTCTCGTACgccgccttccgccgccgcgcgcgggcgctGTCGATCTCCTTGATCTCTTCCTCGTCGAGCTCCTCCCGCCCGTCCCCGTacagtccgccgccgccgccgccatgcagGATGCCGATCCGGCCCCACAGCTCCTTCTCCATGTCTCCCTCCACCAGCTCCGGCATATCCTCGGGCTCCTCCGCgcccccgtcgtcgtcgccgtcggggtCGGCCTCCGCGTTGCCCGACGACGCCTCCAGCCGCCTCTTGGCCTCCATGCGGTCCCTCTCCGCCTGGACGGCGGTGCCGAGACAGCAGGCGACCATCCCGAGCAGCCCGACGGCGAGGTCCGGAGACTGGAAGTGCACCTTGCTGAAGACCCACGCCACGGCGTccccggcgccgcgcgcggccccggcggcgctcccggccgccgcgccctggACGGCCTCCACGGCCTTgacgagcgccgccaccgcgcacCCGGCCGCGCTCGTGGCCGTCGCCCGCGGCACcccgcgctgcgccgccgcctgcttccgCTTGGCCTGGATGGCGCGCAGCGACGGCGGCACCGCGGCCATGGACGACGGCGGCTGCTGCTCGTccccgccgcacgccgcgggCCTCAGGGACCGGGCGttgcccctcctctccccggcGCGCGCGGACGCCGGGaacgccgccaacgccgccggAACGCTCCTGGGCATGGCGACCATGCTCGCCGGCGTCATCCTCGCGACCGACGGGGGGGAAGGGAACGAGCCAACGCAAGAgactctttctctctctcgaaCGGAGGGGGTTGTTTGATTGGAATGGGAACCGATCGAACCTCCCACCGAAGGCGGAGTGGAATGGcgatctagctagctagctcttgCGGAGAGGGAGGGCGCGGCAATGGCGGTATTTATAGGGCCCCCGGGCCTTGCCACGTCGGGGGCTCCTGGACGATGCGTGCCTTGCGCGCCAGTTCAGCGCCTGGTTAATTTCGTCGTGGGGCGAGGGGAAAAGGCTCGGCCGCGCGCTGCTCTCGCGCGAGGGGCGTTTTGGCCGCGCGCGGGTGGTGTGAGCGCGCGCACCACGGCGATCTGGCGTGGCACTGCCACTGCGCCGTGCCCGTGCGACCCCCAACCTGGACGGGAAGGCGTCCGCTGCCGATGCGTGCGGGAGAAGTGGCCGGAGCGGAAAACCGGAGGTGCCGCGCCAACAGACACAGATGGCACCGTGTTTCATGTCATCATGTGCAAACTTAATATCGAAAAATCTATTACTGTTTACCTTTATTTCTGTAAACAAAAAAAGAGCAGCGAAGAAATTGCTCAAGGTCCCCACCTCATATACATGATAGTGTTCCATGTCTATGTAGCATTGGAATGGAAATCATATGCAATTTTGCAATGGTAATTTACTTAGCGACATTGATTAATTGCTTTAGGTTTTAGTTCTTTTATTGATTGCGGTCCACTATGCCATGCGTTGTACACCAAACCAATGTTGCGGGACTGGATTGCACGATAAGTGTAAGATGCACGGTTATCGCATTTACACGTCAAAAGGGGGAGAGAAAAAGGATAGATGGTACACCGTGGGTTTCCATATTCTGATGTGGGGGGATTGGCATACGTTACATTGTCGTATTAGTCTGGACAATGATCTACAATCAAAGGATAGCTATGAGTTAGCATCTATATCGCGACTAAACTCAGTGTTGTTGATACAAGAAAGAATAGACAAAGGTAGTACACAGCATACACGATAGGATGTGGTGTTGTGCTAATGAACTCCTTTCTTCATGGGAAGGTAGCATGTCTATTGGAACATAAGAGAAAAGATAAGAAAATACAGTACAAGTAAGAATCACAAACGCAACCACACATCAAAATAAATAAGAGATATGTGCTACTTCATGGATTTCACTATTTGACATGGAAAGATTAGTGTGCGCTATATGTGTCATGTTCGCGTGTACATTACTTCGAGGATTAGGGAAAATCATGAGTTGACTTGTATATCCTAACTAAATTTACTTCGTTGGCGTGAGGAAGAAACAACTAACACACAAAAGGTTGTACAGAACAGGATGATATTGTGCTAACAAGCACTTTTGACGTGGACAATTGCTGtatcaattatatattaatctACATTGTAACATAGAgtaaaaaaagagcaaaaagcATGGTAAGAAACATTGCGCACGCATTACTCATCaaactaaaagaaaaaaaagactatTTGACATATGATGATTAGCTCACATTGTATATGTCGTGTGCCAATAATGCATTATATAATACGGGATAACCATGAGGACATCTATACCGTAACTAAACATGGTTTCGGAATCTTGACAAAACCAGCATGCAATGATGTATCGATCAAACATGCCATTATTTTGCTAATGAGCACATATTTCTATCATGACAAATATGTGATACAACAATAAGTTAAAGAGTCCGTATATCTAAAAGATGTTCAAAGCTAATCAATGCATAAACAATGTGTAATTAGTGCAAAATTAAAATTTCTACAGGAAAACTGAGCATCCATCCAACATGTTAGTACCGGATACCTTTTCGTCCGGTACTAACGCGCGACGTTAGTACCGATCATCATGCACAGTAGtagtaccggtttggagcctcagccggtactaaatggaggCATGTGGACCGCGTGGCCGACAGCTAGATTCCCCAGGAAgccatttagtatcggttggtggcttcaaccagtactaaatggtgagAACACCATTTCTTCAACCGGTCTAAAtggttagtaccggttgaagctaccagccgGTATTGATGTCAACCATTTTCTCTATATATAAATGAGCTGCTTCCTTAGCTTCCTCCCTGGGCAAGCTCAACCATTTGCTCGGGCTTCGTTTTTCTTCACTCGACCAGCTTCTTCGCTAAACTGGTTAacaacttcattctccctcctctggtcatagtattctaattttttttgaatgatcTAGTTTTATGTTACTTTTTTTGAATGAtctagttttatgttacaaatggagtactagcttgttgatcttttacAACAAGGAGaatggagattttttttagagtgatgagaatggagagttttttaaaTGAATTTTATGTTACatatggagtacttgttgatcttttagaacgaggagaatggagagttttttagagtgaggactaaatattataaacacatttactctttctttcctctgcctaatattgatcaagttctttatctaataagaagctctatgtccatttttcacataatacgatgcagatggaacGGTAATGGATGTaacacctccgctcctccaatactaGAGAACGGAAGAACtttgagtccacaaactctAGCTAAACATcctaaaagaatcttgaaatagttttccaaacaccttttggagctagattttcataatagaaataTGGTGGCCAATAGACGGTTCATAtagagatttgttcactgatCTTGACCAATCGGATTATGGTTGGTTTTGGATTGTcaaaatgggccatgctcagtgaacaggtCTTTTTCCTAGACAATCTATcgggccaccatacttctattatgaaaatgtggcacttgctccaaaagacgtttggacaattatttcaagattcttttatgatattcaactAGAGTAGGTGGATTCATAGATCTCATGTTgcaccattattttaggatcgGTGTATCTTTTTGTCTCCCAAATTAACGGTCGTGATGTGGACGATCCTATGTTCTAAATATCTCATTTACGTAAGACTTAATATCTATGATGAATTTTTACTCTACTATTTCACATATATAATTTACTCTAGTTAATACTCTACATATGTCATGAGGACTCATAGTTAATACTCTCGTatcttcaaccggtactaacatgGTTTCATGCACGCCGACGAAGGTCTAAATGAAATCCTACGCCGGGTCAAGTATGTGGTGGTTGGCAAGCTGACATTACCTTATCATCATTCACaacttcatcatcatccatgacTTCGGTGAGAATATTTGAAGAGACATTCCACATGCCCTACAAGGCTAGGGATAGTGCACACATATATTTGCTAGATTATGTCAATAGGTTCTTAGGAATCGATATTATCGATATAAAACGTAGTTTGTATGTTGTGATGATTAACGGTCATGATGTGGATGATCCTAGGTTCTAagtatctcatttatgtaagatttaatatgtacgatgaatttcatatgtaatGCACTCCAGTTAATATTTGTGATaaatttttatctctactatttcacgtatatatatatatatacacacacatatatatacgaCAACCATGTCACAATGATTGAAACattttattagaattaagaCAGTGTGCGCGGGAAAGAAAACTGCTGGAGGCAGACAGTTTTAGCTCCCACCAATTTGGCAACTTTAGTACCAATTAGATAATTTAGTACCGAGCAAAGGCTAAATGCCCCTAATTTCAGATGCTACCATTTagcaactttagtaccggttggcaGCCCTGCCCGATactaaatggaggaatttagtaccgggcaaaggctagcaccggtactaaagtgtcccacctacaaatacttcatcttctccaaACACTTAGCAGTTTCCAAAAATTAGTAGTTCCTCCCTCTGCGCTGCGCCGGCCCCGTCCCCGTCACCCTCGcccaccaccgctgccgcccgATCACCGTCACCTTCGCCCACCACCGCCGTGCCGGTCCTGTCCCCGTCCTTGcctccatcgccatcgccaccgCCCTGACCCATCCCCGTCCCCGTCTCTATCACCGTCGCCGTCACCTCATCCCCGACCGTCGTCACCTCGTCCCCGGCCACCGTCACCGTCGCCTGTCGCCCCGTCCCCGGCTCCATCGTTGTCGCCCCATCCCCATCACCGTCgcccatcgccatcgccatcacCATCGCCCTATCCccgaccaccgccacctcaTCCCTGGCCGCCGTCCCCGGCGCCACGCATCTCCCTTCACCGCCTCCCCCGCAGGCTGCTGCTgcacctctccctcccccgcctcccccaTGCACCCTCCCCGGTTAGATTTTGTTTTTTCgataattttgattttgatgcattaaaatgattTTGCTACCTGTATTGGATTAAAATGGCTATCATTGTGCTTGAATTGGATACCAATTTGTATTGGATGCtaagtaattattttttgtgataAAATTATGGCATAAGGCTATATCTCTTAGAGGACATGTAGATATTCACGGGTAGCATTGTGATATTATTGTGGATGGCTATGAAATGATGGTATAGATTTATTTTAATGTATATGATGTGCATATATGATAATGTATTATTGGAGGCAAAGTTgactagttaagaaaaatggtggcaagttatcttatcacaattttatttggacagtttgggctaactatagcaagtggaagttcttctcGTCATGGTGGTgacggccgtggaggtggccgctgtggtggtggcggccgtggacaCTACATTTTCGAGGAGCCACCGTTGGCTCGTCCTCCAGgaattcacttccctaatcGCGTCATTAACTTGCAAAATGGCGATCGAAGCAGAGGAgcaattcccaacatagtaatattctttccttcttgtaattggtTTTTTTTACcacacatgaataattcctaaatttacttacatacaatgtagcttatcgacaatattagatggctgaaagatgttgtcgaagctctagatggtacttctcctttagttCAATCTAAGATAGTTGGTCCAcagaattttaaaagagtaaaaatcttttttcaagtacctgttcaAGAAACACAAGCCAATTGGATGAGAGTATCAGGACAGCCcatcccgatggtttcaattgccgcatggggtcaGTTAGCATCaagtagggtaacttttgaaaggACCGCCATGTAGGCCTGCCTACAACAACTTAAGGATCATGGTTACTTTGTAccagacttctcatatttttgaataaaggcgctcgaggagggagaaagcaatgtgactagAACTACTGAGAGACTTTGTCAgctgaatcaacatgacatggtatggaacatatctaatcatccttttatctttagttatgttacatcttttaaatttcatcatgttattctcttcttttaggatgtctTTGGTCAAACCTTGACGGTAATAAGCTTTCATGCGATTCtagctcaagtcttggatgtgttgaattatagttacaccGATGGAAACCCGATACGCACCAAAGATTTCAagctccaggctcatctcactttctacaaTCCATTCCAGTTGACGTCGTCTCCATTGTTTgagatttatggtagtgcaTGTGACCATCCTTGTGAAGTgctagagagtgcactaattcatgctctagcttatattgatgaagttttAGGCTTTACGATGGGAGACTTAAGCTATGTGGCATATCTACGTAAGTGAAGCgaattattaaatatgtagCATGCATAGATGTACTCCTACTGTACTCTTTTtttatgaatttgaacttgttttctctaagaccttaagtattgatgtacgaactattgagtgttaatgatttgaatgggttgatatcTGTGATACTTGGATTCGTTGGATTTGCatgggttgatatattaacGTAATATTATCAGTAAAAGCTCCGTCGATACAAatacaaattaaaataaaagggtaaaaaaagaataaacttTAGGACCGAttagtaaaaccaaccggtactaaaatgcCATCCGCAACAGTGCGACATGGCTcacagtttagtaccggttgctgtTATCGACTGATACTAAATGGcgcatttagtaccagttaaatggcgtggcatttagtaccaACCAAACGATACCGGTCAGGCGCCCGGCACTGAGGGGGTTACCGACAGGTACTAGAAGTCGATCCTCTAGTAGTGAGCTGCTTTGAATTACTATCACAAAACTAGTATCGCACAAAAAGTTGCAAACAAGTAATTGAAGCCACTTTTATGAAATGGCCTAGCACTTGCATTTCTTTTTACATTCTAAGTCTAGCTCATATCATAGTTAGTTGCCTTTTACATGTGACAAGATAAGATATATTAATGTAAAATCCATGTGGAAGTGAAGGCTTTTCAATCCAACATAGAAAGGTTTAGTGCACAATCATATGGACAATTAAAACAATCAACTTCAAATAATATTGTATAaaattgtggcggaaccacctcggattaactcaactaaagcacggttaagtcgcttaagatgcgatactcatgccttaatcgtgctaactcgaggtgccgtcggatttcatccgatttaaccacttgacaggaccgagtttagcaaactcacacgacgacgagcggttccagagaatacaacaggtccaacagtagattacaagttgttacatacttggttgaaaatcagagttttacaagttctgaagaaaacgacagaaggtaaacacaagtggaagctactcgtcggggtcggatgtccctggtgaggccagccaggacatcaaagATCCCATTCCCCACcatctgaggagggatcccactcgaccgtccaacccggagggagctggggcggccaagtgccaacaggagctagctcaggagctgcgacttcacctaaaaagaaagccacaaacaaggctgagctgctaagctcaacaagacttaaccgaccggtgggaaaactactccaccacttctagacatgcaaggctctttggctgaggggtttgtttgccaaaagcactatgtagatccttattttcaaagttttagctcagattctaagttcattaaccggtctaagttggcaacttactctaagcaaacatagatccaaccttGGGTATAtaaaacatcatcaagaccatgtcatcatcagattcctttattactcagtgtagcatagcgatcaagcagtctcaaactgtgagaggcagatgaatcgattcgagttctttaaccatgcatggtgaacctaacctcacgacatccgcgcaccaccaagggtcgcttcctgtgtcggccttccccatcaattccttaacccgtgtcgggcccatttcctttggtgcaaggttccacagacccggcctctgtcgttctgtgaccacacttgccaccacgtgcgaccgcaggggaactccgttccaaggacaatggggcgaccgctcacgtctaggttcaatcaggtactaggcttccccatcccatactgagtatgaggttagtactttcaaacacttgatcacgaacaccaccactgtcgggccttaacagattccatagacagacggggcgatcagccgaccaccaaaagttaaccagaaccctgccccgtccatcgtccttatagttgtagcagaaggagaaacaaccaactcctataactcgcaagtgacaggaaatcactcgacttttaccgattcctatttaagcatagcaactactcggtccaacaaactagtgttcagatcaagggaactacgtcatgcatctacggttgcaaacaactcctatacgtaaatgcacaaacatgatgaaggaggcatgtgcaagtttagaaatttggggttcatgctccggggcttgccttcaagcgaggaggaagggaactggtcttctgctggggcggcttcggcttctgggagcggtagctcggctacagctccatcttcgggcgccgggtacagctcgtagacgccgtcagcgagatgcaactctacacgaatgcaatgcaggagttagtgttttagacggttaattcaacaacacttgcagttaaagctcggacactggtagcaaggctacagaaaaggtggggagagattactttagttggtggagagcaagataaaagggtcggatgggaagaaacttatgatctgacccttagactagaggaatagctgtgctgggggtcctcggACTTAAtgtagagaagtccccgatttttacacatataccctcgggttaagaaaaaggatacagccgagtcctcgggcgaggcggagaagggtcggcgaaacggacagggtcgggcgaacagacagggtcgggcgagacggaaaaggggtcggacgaacagatagggtcgggcgagacggaaaaggggtcgggcaacagacagggtcgggcgagacggaaaaaggggtcgggcaacagacagggtcgggcgagacggaaaaggggtcgggcgaacagacagggtcgcgcgagatggaaaaaggggttgggcaacagacagggtcgggcgagacgagaaggggtcagcagcttaccttcggtttataggtgaagttttgggatcgggaaggaacagacttgggcgaaAGGACTGAAGTactaagacttgggcagcggcgatgtccggcggtactccggcggcggcggagcttcttgtgagcagcAAGGAAGCTCTAGCGCTGCgcagaggagcaggcggctgtgTGGATTGGGAGGTGCGGTTGTTGAGCGGAGAAGGGGAACTCTCAAGAGGTTCAGCGGGATTTGCTCAAGTGCTCGCAGAGTAAGGGCGGTGAAACGGCAagggcgaaggaactccggtgggactccaacattcccttttatagctgcgcgggagagagagggttggagcagtACGAAGACCGGGAGGaaaaagatggagtgcgctgccatggcggcgattgagcggcgatgggcggcggaacaggacttcgaagatagcgtcttcggccattgggcactggagacagggcggcgcaggtgcggttttgccggtggttgaggtttggcggaggcgggcgtcgtcatgcggcggatctgatgggtgtgacagggggaacgatgctataagcgaggttgcacaggtgataagacaggcgggctgcgactgcacgggcgagcgcgaagcagcggCATTGCCGGAGCACATCACTGGCAAGGCGAAAAAGGAGCTGTTgtggccggggtcggggttggtgaTGGAGGAATCATTGCGTAGCGCAGTcagggcggcgcgactgtggagaggcggcggaaaagccggaaggcatcgggccttgcagcaggAGATCcggtgaggtgatgatgggcgcgagcagcgaggtggtctgatgcagcaggcggcaaagtTCTGCCACAGCGAcgacggagcaccaaggcgcggccggcgagggcgcgagcgagacggggcgctgcagaaagggttgcagaggggcttccgctgcgattggggaggagggcgcgggaacccatccggtcgcggccggtgactgggcgaagcggcaggggtcggaggagttgagccacgcggcgggggagctctgaagtgatgcaggccgctcgagtgcgtctgcctcgggagatccgggggaaaagattgcgggtccacctgtCAGTCTCGGTTTTTCCTCTGCccaagattgaaagggacaCTGTTGTTGAGACTGAGAAGGAACCCGGGTtggggtcttcaggggtcggagccggaactggaggttgagcacttaagctcaggggagctgagtcagcgggattagggactcggattaagattaactcgaaagatttgacCATGGTCGTCACAAAAATCATATGGCTGCATCTTTTAAATCTAAAATAGATGTAAAACCATCAGATCAATTAGCTAGCCAGTCAGATTGTTGGCTATCAGTACACATAAAATGAGCTGCACATAGCGGCATCAAAAGTTGGAAACTTGTAACTTTGTCTATTGCATTacacattaaaaaaaaagaagaaaaaagacatAAGTGCTGCATGGTGGGTTTCTTCTACCTAAAGTAGGAGGTTTGGCTTGCATTATGATATCATATCTCTACGTTCATCGATTTGGAATAGAGGATAATCGTGAGTTGGTATCTATATCATGACTAAACTCAATTGTTAAAACGTAAAGAACACAAAAGGTCGTAAACATTGCGATGCTTTGCTAAAGAATATCTCTAGTCATGCAAAAATAATATTTGCATTTTGTCtattgtaagttgtaacataTGAGAAATGGTAATGAAGTGTAGTAGAAGTAAGAAGCACAAATACAATTACACGTCAAAAAGGAAAGGGAGATAGCTGTTACACCTGAATTTCCACTATTTGACGCTGGAAAATTAATTAGTACGCACTGTATATGTCATGTTTGCTTGCATATAATGTTTTGACTATTAGGGACTGTCATGAGTGAAATCAAGATGATATTGTGCTAACAA is a genomic window containing:
- the LOC117835309 gene encoding uncharacterized protein — protein: MTPASMVAMPRSVPAALAAFPASARAGERRGNARSLRPAACGGDEQQPPSSMAAVPPSLRAIQAKRKQAAAQRGVPRATATSAAGCAVAALVKAVEAVQGAAAGSAAGAARGAGDAVAWVFSKVHFQSPDLAVGLLGMVACCLGTAVQAERDRMEAKRRLEASSGNAEADPDGDDDGGAEEPEDMPELVEGDMEKELWGRIGILHGGGGGGLYGDGREELDEEEIKEIDSARARRRKAAYERVIAAGGANSLVLSNYAQLLYELDKDINRAEMYFKQAVAAEPADGEAMRRYGMFLWHARGDIGGAEEMFTGAIDEEPESSHHRSSYAWFLWMTGGVETCLIDTSKNNGNDAE